The genomic DNA ATTTCTATTTCTCCAAAATAGTATTTCTCTTGGACAACTTCTTTTTTCTTAACATTTAAAAGCTTTTTTACTCTCAAAACTAATTCTCTTGGATCAAAAGGTTTTTTCATATAGTCATCAGCACCTATTTCTAAACCTTCTAACACATCTTCAATTTCAGTTTTAGCTGTCAACATAATTATAATTGGATCCCCATATTCAGAAGATATATCTTTTACAATTTTGGTGAAGTTTTTACCATCTAGATATGGCAACATTAAATCTAACACCACTAAACTATGTTTTTTTTCTTTTAAAAGTTTAAGTCCTTCTAATCCATCATCTGCTCTGTCTACTTCGTATCCAGCATTTGTTAAAAAATAGACTATAAGATCTTGAATTTCTTTATCATCTTCTACCACCAAGATTTTCATTATAAAACAAGCCTCCCATACCTTTTTAATTCAATTATACCATAATTAAAAGAGCCTACCTAAAAAATTTAAGGTAGGCATCTAAGATATAAAAAACCTATTTTACTGGCACAAAACCTTCTTCTTCTATTATTTGTTGTCCATCTGGAGATACTGCAAATTCTACAAGATCTTTTACTACACCTTCTCTATTTTTTGCTGTATACCAATAAACTTCTCTTGCAATAGGATAAGTTTTAGAAAGTACATTTTCTCTAGTTGCATCTATTCCATCAACTTTTACTGATTCTACAGTATCGTCCATATATCCCATTCCTATATATCCAATTGCATATTTATTGTTAGCTACTTCTTGTTTTATTGCCTGATTTGATGGCATATATAAAGTTCCATCACCATATTCTTGAGTTCCTTTTGCATTTCCTTCTCTTACTATATGCTCTTTAAAGAATTCGTGTGTTCCTGAAGATGAGTCTCTTGATAAAACCACTATTGGAGCATCATCTCCACCTAGTGCTTTCCAGTTTGTAATCTCTCCTCTATAAATTTTTCCAAGAGTTTTGTCATCAATATCTTTAATTGGATTTTCTTTATTTGCAACAATAGTTATTCCATCATATCCTACAACTATTTCATCTATGTCTAGTCCTTGATTTTTAGCTTGTTCAAATTCTTTTTCTTTCATATTTCTTGAAGCCATAGCAATATCAGTAGTTTTATTTATTAAAGACGATATTCCAACACCTGATCCTCCACCTGTTACAGCTATTCTAGCTCCTTTGTTTGTACTCATAAATTTTTCTGCTATTGCCTGTGACGCATTTAATATTGTATCAGATCCTTTTACTTGAACAACACTTGATCTTGCCTGAGCAGTTTTTCCAAATCCTATTCCACCTGCTACTATAAGTGCTGCTAATAATCCTTTTTTCCAAAAATTCTTTTTCATATTTCCTCCTATACTTTTATTAACTAAATCACTGCTTACAAATCAAATATACCTCAACTATGTTAATCAAATATTAAACCAATGTAAAAACTGTGTAATTTTTCTTTTACACATTTTTTACATTGAATTAATATTAGTTTTACATAGGAAGAATAGAATAGTTGAGAAAAGATAAAATATTTTTAAGGAGGGACTATGTTTTCC from Fusobacterium hominis includes the following:
- a CDS encoding phosphate ABC transporter substrate-binding protein, whose protein sequence is MKKNFWKKGLLAALIVAGGIGFGKTAQARSSVVQVKGSDTILNASQAIAEKFMSTNKGARIAVTGGGSGVGISSLINKTTDIAMASRNMKEKEFEQAKNQGLDIDEIVVGYDGITIVANKENPIKDIDDKTLGKIYRGEITNWKALGGDDAPIVVLSRDSSSGTHEFFKEHIVREGNAKGTQEYGDGTLYMPSNQAIKQEVANNKYAIGYIGMGYMDDTVESVKVDGIDATRENVLSKTYPIAREVYWYTAKNREGVVKDLVEFAVSPDGQQIIEEEGFVPVK
- a CDS encoding response regulator transcription factor; its protein translation is MKILVVEDDKEIQDLIVYFLTNAGYEVDRADDGLEGLKLLKEKKHSLVVLDLMLPYLDGKNFTKIVKDISSEYGDPIIIMLTAKTEIEDVLEGLEIGADDYMKKPFDPRELVLRVKKLLNVKKKEVVQEKYYFGEIEIDESKHSVFYDNQEVELSKKEYDLLLLLIQNKNLVITREQILDRVWNSNYYAGDRTVDVYISKLRDKIPELVHCIKTIKGVGYKLEEKR